A stretch of the Papaver somniferum cultivar HN1 chromosome 6, ASM357369v1, whole genome shotgun sequence genome encodes the following:
- the LOC113288016 gene encoding malonyl-CoA decarboxylase, mitochondrial-like isoform X1: MNRKALAILMRTRMRPTDPNKLSMSPNRIQSSFESNLFGEHGTSSPKNFDSSSNPERGLKFVQEALHSAITLSKTDIIDEVLNDFSQGYFNLSYENRHELLLVLSREYDVSRVQLRELIQQYLSLDIPSIKKVMVEGEKAQSSDHDVQALLSAFYRTERNLRHALQPKYETLFERLNTHPGGLKFLTILRNDLLSMLQEENSAPLRALDSYLKEKLVTWLSPAALELHQITWDDPASLLEKIVAYEAVHPISNLIDLKRRLGVGRRCFGYLHPAIPGEPLIFIEVALLKDIAQTIQEVLWDSPPTPESQATCALFYSISSTQPGLAGINLGKFLIKRVVDLVKRDMPHVSMFATLSPIPGYMQWLLAKLTSQRKLAEADTVDEPHSEETSSSTFSENILQPEEETEILGSSSGYTSGRNGMDVMWNLLTSTNYEWTSSPKLMSVLQPPLLRLCARYLLLEKKRGKALDAVANFHLQNGAMVERLNWMADRSEKGICQSGGIMVNYVYRLDKIEENAQSYLSEGRIQASCDLQRYVEVIAVSVGLLLKFMKTETIYLSVYLAEAAVRNGIFR; this comes from the exons ATGAATAGAAAAGCTTTGGCAATTTTGATGAGAACCAGAATGAGACCAACTGATCCAAACAAGCTCTCTATGTCTCCT AATCGGATTCAATCCAGCTTTGAAAGCAATCTATTTGGTGAACATGGAACCTCATCTCCTAAGAATTTTGATTCTTCAAGCAACCCAGAAAG AGGATTGAAGTTTGTGCAAGAGGCATTACATTCAGCTATTACATTATCTAAAACTGATATCATAGATGAGGTTCTTAATGACTTCTCCCAG ggatattttaatctctcttaTGAGAATCGGCACGAATTATTACTCGTGCTCTCGAGAGAGTATGATGTTAGTAGAGTTCAACTACGGGAACTGATACAGCAATATCTTAGTCTTGACATTCCAAGCA TTAAAAAGGTTATGGTTGAAGGTGAGAAGGCTCAATCATCTGATCACGATGTGCAAGCGTTGTTATCAGCATTTTATAGGACTGAGCGAAATTTGAGGCATGCTCTCCAGCCAAAGTATGAAACCCTTTTTGAAAGGCTGAATACGCATCCTGGCGGACTGAAATTCTTGACAATTCTGCGGAATGATCTTCTCTCTATGCTTCA GGAGGAAAATAGTGCACCTTTACGAGCGCTGGATTCATATTTAAAGGAAAAACTTGTTACATGGCTTAGTCCAGCTGCTTTGGAGCTTCATCAAATTACGTGGGATGATCCAGCATCCTTGCtggagaaaattgttgcatatgAA GCTGTGCATCCAATAAGCAATCTTATAGATCTGAAGAGAAGGTTAGGAGTGGGTCGTCGCTGTTTTGGATATCTACATCCAGCTATACCCG GTGAACCATTGATTTTTATCGAAGTTGCACTTTTGAAGGATATAGCTCAGACAATTCAG GAAGTTTTGTGGGACAGTCCACCCACTCCTGAAAGTCAGGCGACATGCGCGCTATTTTACTCTATATCATCAACCCAG CCAGGTTTGGCAGGAATTAacttaggaaaatttcttattAAACGCGTGGTTGATCTCGTGAAAAGAGACATGCCACACGTCTCT ATGTTCGCAACACTCAGCCCAATCCCAGGTTATATGCAATGGCTCTTGGCAAAGTTGACATCTCAAAGGAAGCTTGCTGAAGCAGATACTGTGGACGAACCTCATTCTGAAGAAACTTCAAGTTCTACCTTCAGCGAAAACATACTTCAACCAGAAGAAGAGACAGAGATTTTGGGTTCATCTAG TGGATATACTAGCGGAAGAAATGGCATGGACGTTATGTGGAACTTACTAACGTCCACCAACTATGAGTGGACCAGTTCTCCTAAATTAATGTCTGTATTGCAACCCCCTCTTCTGCGGTTATGTGCAAG GTACCTTCTTCTAGAGAAAAAGAGAGGAAAGGCTCTAGATGCAGTTGCAAATTTTCACTTGCAGAATGGAGCA ATGGTGGAGAGACTAAATTGGATGGCAGATCGATCAGAGAAAGGCATTTGTCAAAGTGGTGGTATCATGGTAAATTATGTATATAG GCTGGACAAAATTGAGGAGAATGCTCAGTCATATCTTAGTGAAGGGAGGATCCAAGCGTCGTGTGACCTCCAGCGTTACGTAGAGGTAATTGCAGTATCTGTTGGTCTGCTACTGAAGTTCATGAAAACTGAAACTATCTACCTTTCTGTCTATCTTGCAGAAGCAGCAGTAAGAAATGGGATTTTCAGATGA
- the LOC113288016 gene encoding malonyl-CoA decarboxylase, mitochondrial-like isoform X2 has protein sequence MNRKALAILMRTRMRPTDPNKLSMSPNRIQSSFESNLFGEHGTSSPKNFDSSSNPERGLKFVQEALHSAITLSKTDIIDEVLNDFSQGYFNLSYENRHELLLVLSREYDVSRVQLRELIQQYLSLDIPSSEKAQSSDHDVQALLSAFYRTERNLRHALQPKYETLFERLNTHPGGLKFLTILRNDLLSMLQEENSAPLRALDSYLKEKLVTWLSPAALELHQITWDDPASLLEKIVAYEAVHPISNLIDLKRRLGVGRRCFGYLHPAIPGEPLIFIEVALLKDIAQTIQEVLWDSPPTPESQATCALFYSISSTQPGLAGINLGKFLIKRVVDLVKRDMPHVSMFATLSPIPGYMQWLLAKLTSQRKLAEADTVDEPHSEETSSSTFSENILQPEEETEILGSSSGYTSGRNGMDVMWNLLTSTNYEWTSSPKLMSVLQPPLLRLCARYLLLEKKRGKALDAVANFHLQNGAMVERLNWMADRSEKGICQSGGIMVNYVYRLDKIEENAQSYLSEGRIQASCDLQRYVEVIAVSVGLLLKFMKTETIYLSVYLAEAAVRNGIFR, from the exons ATGAATAGAAAAGCTTTGGCAATTTTGATGAGAACCAGAATGAGACCAACTGATCCAAACAAGCTCTCTATGTCTCCT AATCGGATTCAATCCAGCTTTGAAAGCAATCTATTTGGTGAACATGGAACCTCATCTCCTAAGAATTTTGATTCTTCAAGCAACCCAGAAAG AGGATTGAAGTTTGTGCAAGAGGCATTACATTCAGCTATTACATTATCTAAAACTGATATCATAGATGAGGTTCTTAATGACTTCTCCCAG ggatattttaatctctcttaTGAGAATCGGCACGAATTATTACTCGTGCTCTCGAGAGAGTATGATGTTAGTAGAGTTCAACTACGGGAACTGATACAGCAATATCTTAGTCTTGACATTCCAAGCA GTGAGAAGGCTCAATCATCTGATCACGATGTGCAAGCGTTGTTATCAGCATTTTATAGGACTGAGCGAAATTTGAGGCATGCTCTCCAGCCAAAGTATGAAACCCTTTTTGAAAGGCTGAATACGCATCCTGGCGGACTGAAATTCTTGACAATTCTGCGGAATGATCTTCTCTCTATGCTTCA GGAGGAAAATAGTGCACCTTTACGAGCGCTGGATTCATATTTAAAGGAAAAACTTGTTACATGGCTTAGTCCAGCTGCTTTGGAGCTTCATCAAATTACGTGGGATGATCCAGCATCCTTGCtggagaaaattgttgcatatgAA GCTGTGCATCCAATAAGCAATCTTATAGATCTGAAGAGAAGGTTAGGAGTGGGTCGTCGCTGTTTTGGATATCTACATCCAGCTATACCCG GTGAACCATTGATTTTTATCGAAGTTGCACTTTTGAAGGATATAGCTCAGACAATTCAG GAAGTTTTGTGGGACAGTCCACCCACTCCTGAAAGTCAGGCGACATGCGCGCTATTTTACTCTATATCATCAACCCAG CCAGGTTTGGCAGGAATTAacttaggaaaatttcttattAAACGCGTGGTTGATCTCGTGAAAAGAGACATGCCACACGTCTCT ATGTTCGCAACACTCAGCCCAATCCCAGGTTATATGCAATGGCTCTTGGCAAAGTTGACATCTCAAAGGAAGCTTGCTGAAGCAGATACTGTGGACGAACCTCATTCTGAAGAAACTTCAAGTTCTACCTTCAGCGAAAACATACTTCAACCAGAAGAAGAGACAGAGATTTTGGGTTCATCTAG TGGATATACTAGCGGAAGAAATGGCATGGACGTTATGTGGAACTTACTAACGTCCACCAACTATGAGTGGACCAGTTCTCCTAAATTAATGTCTGTATTGCAACCCCCTCTTCTGCGGTTATGTGCAAG GTACCTTCTTCTAGAGAAAAAGAGAGGAAAGGCTCTAGATGCAGTTGCAAATTTTCACTTGCAGAATGGAGCA ATGGTGGAGAGACTAAATTGGATGGCAGATCGATCAGAGAAAGGCATTTGTCAAAGTGGTGGTATCATGGTAAATTATGTATATAG GCTGGACAAAATTGAGGAGAATGCTCAGTCATATCTTAGTGAAGGGAGGATCCAAGCGTCGTGTGACCTCCAGCGTTACGTAGAGGTAATTGCAGTATCTGTTGGTCTGCTACTGAAGTTCATGAAAACTGAAACTATCTACCTTTCTGTCTATCTTGCAGAAGCAGCAGTAAGAAATGGGATTTTCAGATGA
- the LOC113288016 gene encoding malonyl-CoA decarboxylase, mitochondrial-like isoform X3, with the protein MNRKALAILMRTRMRPTDPNKLSMSPNRIQSSFESNLFGEHGTSSPKNFDSSSNPERGLKFVQEALHSAITLSKTDIIDEVLNDFSQGYFNLSYENRHELLLVLSREYDVSRVQLRELIQQYLSLDIPSIKKVMVEGEKAQSSDHDVQALLSAFYRTERNLRHALQPKYETLFERLNTHPGGLKFLTILRNDLLSMLQEENSAPLRALDSYLKEKLVTWLSPAALELHQITWDDPASLLEKIVAYEAVHPISNLIDLKRRLGVGRRCFGYLHPAIPGEPLIFIEVALLKDIAQTIQEVLWDSPPTPESQATCALFYSISSTQPGLAGINLGKFLIKRVVDLVKRDMPHVSMFATLSPIPGYMQWLLAKLTSQRKLAEADTVDEPHSEETSSSTFSENILQPEEETEILGSSSGYTSGRNGMDVMWNLLTSTNYEWTSSPKLMSVLQPPLLRLCARYLLLEKKRGKALDAVANFHLQNGAMVERLNWMADRSEKGICQSGGIMVNYVYRLDKIEENAQSYLSEGRIQASCDLQRYVEKQQ; encoded by the exons ATGAATAGAAAAGCTTTGGCAATTTTGATGAGAACCAGAATGAGACCAACTGATCCAAACAAGCTCTCTATGTCTCCT AATCGGATTCAATCCAGCTTTGAAAGCAATCTATTTGGTGAACATGGAACCTCATCTCCTAAGAATTTTGATTCTTCAAGCAACCCAGAAAG AGGATTGAAGTTTGTGCAAGAGGCATTACATTCAGCTATTACATTATCTAAAACTGATATCATAGATGAGGTTCTTAATGACTTCTCCCAG ggatattttaatctctcttaTGAGAATCGGCACGAATTATTACTCGTGCTCTCGAGAGAGTATGATGTTAGTAGAGTTCAACTACGGGAACTGATACAGCAATATCTTAGTCTTGACATTCCAAGCA TTAAAAAGGTTATGGTTGAAGGTGAGAAGGCTCAATCATCTGATCACGATGTGCAAGCGTTGTTATCAGCATTTTATAGGACTGAGCGAAATTTGAGGCATGCTCTCCAGCCAAAGTATGAAACCCTTTTTGAAAGGCTGAATACGCATCCTGGCGGACTGAAATTCTTGACAATTCTGCGGAATGATCTTCTCTCTATGCTTCA GGAGGAAAATAGTGCACCTTTACGAGCGCTGGATTCATATTTAAAGGAAAAACTTGTTACATGGCTTAGTCCAGCTGCTTTGGAGCTTCATCAAATTACGTGGGATGATCCAGCATCCTTGCtggagaaaattgttgcatatgAA GCTGTGCATCCAATAAGCAATCTTATAGATCTGAAGAGAAGGTTAGGAGTGGGTCGTCGCTGTTTTGGATATCTACATCCAGCTATACCCG GTGAACCATTGATTTTTATCGAAGTTGCACTTTTGAAGGATATAGCTCAGACAATTCAG GAAGTTTTGTGGGACAGTCCACCCACTCCTGAAAGTCAGGCGACATGCGCGCTATTTTACTCTATATCATCAACCCAG CCAGGTTTGGCAGGAATTAacttaggaaaatttcttattAAACGCGTGGTTGATCTCGTGAAAAGAGACATGCCACACGTCTCT ATGTTCGCAACACTCAGCCCAATCCCAGGTTATATGCAATGGCTCTTGGCAAAGTTGACATCTCAAAGGAAGCTTGCTGAAGCAGATACTGTGGACGAACCTCATTCTGAAGAAACTTCAAGTTCTACCTTCAGCGAAAACATACTTCAACCAGAAGAAGAGACAGAGATTTTGGGTTCATCTAG TGGATATACTAGCGGAAGAAATGGCATGGACGTTATGTGGAACTTACTAACGTCCACCAACTATGAGTGGACCAGTTCTCCTAAATTAATGTCTGTATTGCAACCCCCTCTTCTGCGGTTATGTGCAAG GTACCTTCTTCTAGAGAAAAAGAGAGGAAAGGCTCTAGATGCAGTTGCAAATTTTCACTTGCAGAATGGAGCA ATGGTGGAGAGACTAAATTGGATGGCAGATCGATCAGAGAAAGGCATTTGTCAAAGTGGTGGTATCATGGTAAATTATGTATATAG GCTGGACAAAATTGAGGAGAATGCTCAGTCATATCTTAGTGAAGGGAGGATCCAAGCGTCGTGTGACCTCCAGCGTTACGTAGAG AAGCAGCAGTAA
- the LOC113288016 gene encoding malonyl-CoA decarboxylase, mitochondrial-like isoform X4, which yields MVEGEKAQSSDHDVQALLSAFYRTERNLRHALQPKYETLFERLNTHPGGLKFLTILRNDLLSMLQEENSAPLRALDSYLKEKLVTWLSPAALELHQITWDDPASLLEKIVAYEAVHPISNLIDLKRRLGVGRRCFGYLHPAIPGEPLIFIEVALLKDIAQTIQEVLWDSPPTPESQATCALFYSISSTQPGLAGINLGKFLIKRVVDLVKRDMPHVSMFATLSPIPGYMQWLLAKLTSQRKLAEADTVDEPHSEETSSSTFSENILQPEEETEILGSSSGYTSGRNGMDVMWNLLTSTNYEWTSSPKLMSVLQPPLLRLCARYLLLEKKRGKALDAVANFHLQNGAMVERLNWMADRSEKGICQSGGIMVNYVYRLDKIEENAQSYLSEGRIQASCDLQRYVEVIAVSVGLLLKFMKTETIYLSVYLAEAAVRNGIFR from the exons ATGGTTGAAGGTGAGAAGGCTCAATCATCTGATCACGATGTGCAAGCGTTGTTATCAGCATTTTATAGGACTGAGCGAAATTTGAGGCATGCTCTCCAGCCAAAGTATGAAACCCTTTTTGAAAGGCTGAATACGCATCCTGGCGGACTGAAATTCTTGACAATTCTGCGGAATGATCTTCTCTCTATGCTTCA GGAGGAAAATAGTGCACCTTTACGAGCGCTGGATTCATATTTAAAGGAAAAACTTGTTACATGGCTTAGTCCAGCTGCTTTGGAGCTTCATCAAATTACGTGGGATGATCCAGCATCCTTGCtggagaaaattgttgcatatgAA GCTGTGCATCCAATAAGCAATCTTATAGATCTGAAGAGAAGGTTAGGAGTGGGTCGTCGCTGTTTTGGATATCTACATCCAGCTATACCCG GTGAACCATTGATTTTTATCGAAGTTGCACTTTTGAAGGATATAGCTCAGACAATTCAG GAAGTTTTGTGGGACAGTCCACCCACTCCTGAAAGTCAGGCGACATGCGCGCTATTTTACTCTATATCATCAACCCAG CCAGGTTTGGCAGGAATTAacttaggaaaatttcttattAAACGCGTGGTTGATCTCGTGAAAAGAGACATGCCACACGTCTCT ATGTTCGCAACACTCAGCCCAATCCCAGGTTATATGCAATGGCTCTTGGCAAAGTTGACATCTCAAAGGAAGCTTGCTGAAGCAGATACTGTGGACGAACCTCATTCTGAAGAAACTTCAAGTTCTACCTTCAGCGAAAACATACTTCAACCAGAAGAAGAGACAGAGATTTTGGGTTCATCTAG TGGATATACTAGCGGAAGAAATGGCATGGACGTTATGTGGAACTTACTAACGTCCACCAACTATGAGTGGACCAGTTCTCCTAAATTAATGTCTGTATTGCAACCCCCTCTTCTGCGGTTATGTGCAAG GTACCTTCTTCTAGAGAAAAAGAGAGGAAAGGCTCTAGATGCAGTTGCAAATTTTCACTTGCAGAATGGAGCA ATGGTGGAGAGACTAAATTGGATGGCAGATCGATCAGAGAAAGGCATTTGTCAAAGTGGTGGTATCATGGTAAATTATGTATATAG GCTGGACAAAATTGAGGAGAATGCTCAGTCATATCTTAGTGAAGGGAGGATCCAAGCGTCGTGTGACCTCCAGCGTTACGTAGAGGTAATTGCAGTATCTGTTGGTCTGCTACTGAAGTTCATGAAAACTGAAACTATCTACCTTTCTGTCTATCTTGCAGAAGCAGCAGTAAGAAATGGGATTTTCAGATGA